The genomic region CATCGACCTTAATTGCGATCTCGGCGAAAGCTTTGGCCCCTGGGAAATGGGCAATGATGCCGCGATGATCGAGCTTGCGACCTCGGTCAACGTCGCCTGCGGCTTTCATGCCGGCGACGCCGACATCATGCGCAGGACGGTCGAGCTGGCGAAGGCGCGCGGCGTCAGCGTCGGCGCCCATCCCGGCTATCGCGACCTGCACGGCTTCGGCCGCCGGCCGATGCCGGGACTGACGTCCTCGGAGATCGAGAACCTGATCGCCTACCAGATCGGCGCCCTGCAGGCGATCGCGACCGCGGCGGGCCACAAGGTCACCCACGTGAAGGCCCACGGCGCGATTTCCAACGTCGCCTGCGAGGACGACATGACCGCAAGGGCGATCGCCAATGCGATCAAGGCGGTCGACCCGAGCCTCGTGTTCGTGGTGCTGGCGAATTCGAAACTTGTGCGTGCCGGCGAGGCTGCCAATCTGCGCATGGCGCATGAGGTGTTCGCCGATCGCGCCTATGAGGACGATGGCAACCTGGTGTCGCGCAAGAAGCCCGGCGCGGTGCTGCACGATCCCAAGGCGATTGCCGACCGTGTGGTGCGGATGGTGCAGGACGGCGCGGTCGTCTCGGTCACCGGCAAGGTGATCAAGATGCAGACCGATACCGTCTGCATCCACGGCGACACCCGCGGTGCCGTCGAGATCGCGCGGGGCCTGCGTGAGGCGCTGAAGCAGGCAGGCATCACCGTTGCGCCGTTCAAGACCGCACACTGAGCCGCGATCGCGCCGATCAAAAAAGGGCCGGCCGCCGCGCCGGCCCTTTTAGATTCCGTTAAGAGTCTTCTTAAACCCAAACTTGCCGTTTTGATTGCTAGGTGCAGCTTCCGAGCCTTTGATTGTCCTCTTAGGAAATTGGGTACGAAAGCATGTTCCGCACCAGCCTCTCCCTCGCCATCGCCGCGGTTGCTACCGCCGCCTTCGCCAGCGCGGCATCCGCCGGCTGCTACAGCTGCTATACGCCGCCGCCGCAGCCGTGCACGACCTGCTATCAGGTGCAGAGCGTGCCGCCGCAATATCGCACGGTGCAGGAGACCGTGATGGTGGCGCCGGGCCGCGTCGTCGCGCATCGCACGCCGCCACAGTATCGCACCGTGATGGTGCCGAAGACGGTGATGGTCGCGCCCGAAGGCGTCGCCTATGAGCGCATCCCGCCGCAATACGCCACCCAGGAGCGCGTGCAGATGGTCTCGCCGGGCTATTCCTACTATGCGCCGGTTCAGCCGACCTGCAACACCTGCGGCGGCGGCTACGGTTACGGCTACTGAGCTGCCAGCATCCACCCAACACAAAGCCGCCGCCTGCGGATATCAGGCGGCGGCTTTTGAATGTTCCGAAGCGCCTAGAACGGGTGGACGGACAACGTGCCGAACACGATGGCCGCGATCACCGCAAAGGCGCTGTAGAGCGCCGCCGTGTGAATTCCGGTCCCCGTCTTCCGTGAAATGTTTCGCGCGTAAAGGTGCAGGCGGGCCTCCGCCGATAGCTCGCGCATGGTCGATCTCCAACGCCCCATTCTCGGGCATATGGAATATCGTTCGCGGGCGGATTCAAGCGGGCGGCAAAAATAGCGATGCCGCCGCCTTCGGGAACACGGTTCCGAGAGGAATATTCCTTCTCGCGTACTCGGCCGAGAATCCTATTCGCTGCAATTCGAGGCATCGGGAACCCGCACCGGCCCGCAATAACCAAAATCTCGAAAACAACCCCATGCACAGTAGCCCGAGGCGGCCGCTGCGTCGCTCTCAGGCCTTCCAGCGCCCGATCTTGAACGCCGCCAGATGCCCCGGAACGTCGCTCGGGTCGAACGGCGGGCCGGCGAACGCCCCGATGGCACTGGAGGCTCCAACCGGGCGACCCGATGCGGCGTCGTAGAGATCGGGCCTGAACACGGCCATGGCGGTTTTCAGCGCCTCCGGCCGGTACGGCGTCTGGCCCCAGCGAACCATCTGCGCATAGAGCCAGGCCGCCTGTCCCGGATCAGGCCGCGCCGCCGCCTCGCGCCCGACCAGCAGATAGCGATTGCTCTCGCGCATGGTGCCGTCGGGCGAGATCTTCAGGTGGCCATCGAGCGTGCGCTGGATGACGCTGGCATCGACACCGATCCGCTCGGGCTGCGCCAGGATGCGCGCCACCTCGGACCGGTTCTCGGGCCGCTCGATGAACTCCACGGCGCGCAGATGTGCGCGCACCAGTGCCGCCACGACATCGGGATGCGTCTCCGACCAGCTCTGCCGCAGAGCAAGTACTTTTTCTACCGCGCTGAGCAGGATGTCGGAGACGAAGTGCAGGATGTGGCCGATGCCGAGATCGACCGCGATCGAATTCCAGGGCGCGCCGACGCAGAACGCGTCGACATGGCCGTTGGCGAGACTGTCGACCATGTAGGGCGGCGGCAGCACCACGAGCTGGACGTCCTCGTCGGGATCGACGCCGCCGGCGGCCATCCAGAACCGCAACTGGTAATTGTGGGTCGAGAACGGGAAGGTCATGCCGAAGGTCAGCGGCTCCGCCCCGCTCTTCCGCCGCTTTGCCACCACGCGGGCGAGCGCCTGTGCGGTTGCCATCGGATCGAAGCGGTCGCCGTCGATCTCTTCCATCAGCGCGGCGTGCAGCGCCGGCGAGACCGTGATGGCATTGCCGTTGAGCCCGAGATTGAACGGCGCCGCGATCGGCACCTTGACGTGACCGAGCCCGAGGCTCGAGGCGATCGCCACCGGCGCCAGCAGATGAGCGGCGTCGAACAGGCCGATATTGAGCTTGTCGCGGACGTTCGACCACGACACTTCCCGCACCAGCGTGACGTCGAGGCCTTCGGCCGCGGCGAATCCCTTGTCGACGGCAACGATCAGCGCGGCAGCGTCGACCAGCGGAATGAACCCGATGTGCAAAGGTGTGGTCATTTCAGGAGCTCCGACGCCGTCAGGATCGATTGCGCGATCTCGCCG from Bradyrhizobium elkanii USDA 76 harbors:
- a CDS encoding LamB/YcsF family protein, with protein sequence MTSTIDLNCDLGESFGPWEMGNDAAMIELATSVNVACGFHAGDADIMRRTVELAKARGVSVGAHPGYRDLHGFGRRPMPGLTSSEIENLIAYQIGALQAIATAAGHKVTHVKAHGAISNVACEDDMTARAIANAIKAVDPSLVFVVLANSKLVRAGEAANLRMAHEVFADRAYEDDGNLVSRKKPGAVLHDPKAIADRVVRMVQDGAVVSVTGKVIKMQTDTVCIHGDTRGAVEIARGLREALKQAGITVAPFKTAH
- a CDS encoding CmpA/NrtA family ABC transporter substrate-binding protein, translating into MTTPLHIGFIPLVDAAALIVAVDKGFAAAEGLDVTLVREVSWSNVRDKLNIGLFDAAHLLAPVAIASSLGLGHVKVPIAAPFNLGLNGNAITVSPALHAALMEEIDGDRFDPMATAQALARVVAKRRKSGAEPLTFGMTFPFSTHNYQLRFWMAAGGVDPDEDVQLVVLPPPYMVDSLANGHVDAFCVGAPWNSIAVDLGIGHILHFVSDILLSAVEKVLALRQSWSETHPDVVAALVRAHLRAVEFIERPENRSEVARILAQPERIGVDASVIQRTLDGHLKISPDGTMRESNRYLLVGREAAARPDPGQAAWLYAQMVRWGQTPYRPEALKTAMAVFRPDLYDAASGRPVGASSAIGAFAGPPFDPSDVPGHLAAFKIGRWKA